Proteins from a single region of Desulfosporosinus sp. Sb-LF:
- the cobO gene encoding cob(I)yrinic acid a,c-diamide adenosyltransferase: protein MSNLTQGLVQIYTGNGKGKTTAAFGLTIRAVGHGFRVYIIQFMKGGNDYGELEGLKHLWPECQHENFGGKGWVRKGEPLEEHILEARKGFSRAREIVLSGAWDIVILDEILNALWFTLIPESEVLDLLNNKPAHVELILTGRNASQSLIERADLVTEMVLKKHPFEQGIQARQGIEF, encoded by the coding sequence ATGTCAAATCTTACACAAGGATTAGTTCAAATTTATACGGGTAACGGAAAAGGAAAAACCACCGCTGCCTTTGGCTTGACAATACGCGCGGTTGGTCATGGTTTTCGGGTCTATATTATACAATTTATGAAAGGGGGGAATGATTACGGAGAGTTAGAAGGTCTGAAACACTTGTGGCCAGAATGCCAGCACGAAAACTTTGGAGGAAAGGGCTGGGTTCGCAAAGGAGAACCCCTTGAAGAGCACATCCTTGAAGCTCGCAAGGGTTTTTCGAGAGCTCGAGAAATTGTTCTCTCTGGAGCATGGGATATCGTCATTCTAGATGAAATTCTTAATGCTCTTTGGTTCACACTGATACCTGAAAGCGAAGTTTTGGACTTACTAAATAATAAACCCGCCCATGTTGAATTGATTTTAACAGGTAGAAATGCCTCTCAATCACTGATCGAAAGGGCTGATCTAGTGACAGAAATGGTTCTGAAAAAGCATCCCTTCGAACAGGGGATACAAGCGCGGCAAGGAATTGAATTTTAA
- the glnA gene encoding type I glutamate--ammonia ligase, which translates to MTMTQEDVLREAHDKGIKFIRLQFTDIFGILKNVAISIEQLEKALDGELMFDGSSIEGFARIEESDMYLRPDPSTFVELPWRSKEGGVARLICDVYNPDGTPFDGCPRNALKRVLMEASEMGYTLNVGPELEFFLFHTDAEGRPTTITHDKAGYFDLTPIDLGENARRDMVLTLEQMGYEIEASHHEVAPGQHEIDFKYSNALDIADKIATFRFVVRTIAQHHGLHATFMPKPIFGINGSGMHSNQSLFKGGKNAFYDPEDPMELSEIAYQYIAGLMKHARSFTAITNPTINSYKRLVPGYEAPCYIAWSGRNRSPLIRVPAKRGSSTRIELRSPDPSCNPYLAIAVQLKAGLDGIKNKLIPPSSLDLNIYAMTSIEREKMGVNTLPSSLKEALDELAKAPIIQDALGNHIYNRFVEAKMDEWDSFRVTVTQWELNRYLEMY; encoded by the coding sequence ATGACGATGACCCAAGAAGATGTCTTGCGGGAAGCACATGATAAAGGTATTAAGTTCATTCGTCTACAGTTTACGGATATCTTTGGAATCCTTAAGAATGTGGCCATTTCAATTGAACAGTTGGAAAAGGCCTTAGATGGGGAACTTATGTTTGATGGTTCGTCTATTGAAGGATTTGCACGTATTGAGGAATCAGATATGTACTTACGTCCAGACCCGAGTACCTTCGTTGAGTTACCTTGGCGTTCCAAAGAAGGGGGAGTTGCTCGGCTTATTTGTGATGTTTACAACCCAGATGGGACCCCTTTTGACGGATGTCCGAGAAACGCGCTCAAAAGAGTCTTAATGGAAGCCTCTGAAATGGGGTACACTTTGAATGTTGGACCTGAATTGGAATTTTTTCTCTTTCATACGGATGCCGAGGGTCGCCCCACAACGATTACACATGATAAAGCTGGCTATTTTGATTTAACCCCTATTGATCTTGGTGAGAATGCTCGTCGTGATATGGTTTTAACATTAGAACAAATGGGCTATGAGATTGAGGCATCTCATCATGAAGTGGCGCCTGGGCAACATGAAATCGATTTTAAATATTCAAACGCATTGGATATTGCCGATAAAATTGCTACCTTTCGTTTCGTTGTACGCACAATTGCTCAACATCATGGGTTACATGCCACCTTCATGCCTAAACCTATTTTTGGCATTAACGGATCGGGAATGCACAGTAATCAATCACTTTTCAAAGGTGGCAAAAATGCTTTTTATGACCCGGAGGATCCAATGGAACTTTCCGAAATCGCTTACCAATATATTGCTGGGCTTATGAAGCATGCCCGTTCTTTTACTGCTATTACAAATCCGACCATCAATTCTTATAAACGGCTTGTGCCCGGTTATGAAGCCCCTTGTTATATAGCTTGGTCAGGCCGAAATAGAAGTCCACTCATCCGTGTTCCAGCCAAAAGGGGTTCCTCGACTCGCATCGAATTACGCAGCCCAGATCCTTCCTGTAATCCCTATTTGGCTATTGCTGTTCAACTTAAAGCAGGACTAGATGGTATTAAGAATAAACTTATCCCACCATCTTCACTCGATTTAAATATCTACGCAATGACCTCTATTGAACGGGAGAAAATGGGAGTAAACACGCTACCTAGCAGCCTTAAAGAGGCATTGGATGAGTTGGCTAAGGCCCCTATCATTCAAGATGCATTGGGTAATCATATTTATAATCGATTTGTTGAGGCCAAGATGGATGAGTGGGACAGTTTCCGAGTCACAGTCACACAGTGGGAATTGAATCGTTATTTGGAGATGTATTAA